In Cryptococcus gattii WM276 chromosome N, complete sequence, a single window of DNA contains:
- a CDS encoding Hypothetical protein (Similar to TIGR gene model, INSD accession AAW47160.1; CNN01950), whose translation MADQLATKYASQLQQLSAIFPDWDEQDLLFTLQDVKGNLEEAAVMITEGRAQQFTTANSKKKAPKPKDKALSSRNVDNGGWGDAGSFDSGFDNKSTRGGRGARGGRGGSRGGRGGRGGEPSRGGRGGRGGSRAGRGGFSGSNEAWGASTSNDAIKGWGESATTTEGWGESTSAAPATTQEDGGWGAEPGQPSMDAPKESNADDFSGSGGWGDAPAPKEVEKAVKQGGNAWQPEIEKPVPVAQPSAPVVKPKLTWAQIAKPAEKPKPVPAPAPAAEPPLATDDNAGGWGDEPGQTTSDEPVAQESSEVPAEALEETAPEAVESFGDAPAQEEVEVEAEAIVELTETPAEPEQTRELLPEETAPQSAEQDSWETDPAIAGSGIEQAAGTAPEPPTTYQGPPGFSSVAAKAAPGVQTGPRSNSRAAQRYKEAEGQGVVLPASVGGLTGVEMQFGSLSFGGLQGDGVDSPVPEPKQKSPVQAVPAPSQPQAQAQASPIAPTQPPVTGLSQPPSSTPSQPPVSAPPYQQQPAQQPAFSSPAPHQTLQQQMHAYQYLQQQQAPAQSQTPEHGLQQPQNQFYRGHDFYSPIGTQGEQPQGQQPQQQAQQQQAQIGQVNQQPTNSPYEPFGAFGQQSRFLGQQTQGNQQAHAADPYVAAQRSYDSYNASGYPRPPVEEPKPATTPSHPTAAGQLPHQQSGFYSGMGNMGYYQQGPYNPYYQYGQAPQAGFQQYYPRNLYGQPAPQAAPAPIPAAKPQPTQSPYGAPPSYPAFNNEESFGSLGRYDSKPAQPAGQPPAQGQSAIGGSYGSQGLHGFLGMNNAQAGSARPQAPNASEDFKVASSGSNSTASNANATAASGTAGTSGAGVAQAQRASNQPTAIQAQQQGQQGQQQQGFGSYPYGGGYGGQDWGQYGGHYGSRTYSHWQQ comes from the exons ATGGCCGACCAGCTAGCCACCAAATACGCTTCCCAACTCCAACAGTTATCAGCAATCTTCCCCGACTGGGATGAGCAGGACCTGCTCTTCACGTTGCAAGATGTCAAGGGAAACCTGGAAGAAGCTGCGGTGATGATCACCGAAG GCCGCGCTCAACAGTTTACGACGGCCAACAGTAAGAAGAAGGCCCCCAAGCCAAAGGACAAAGCCCTTTCCAGTAGAAATGTGGACAATGGGGGATGGGGCGACGCCGGAAGCTTTGACTCTGGTTTTGACAACAAGAGCACgaggggaggaaggggagcTCGAGGTGGACGAGGCGGTAGCAGGGGTGGCCGAGGTGGACGAGGTGGAG AACCCTCTCGAGGTGGCCGTGGTGGTCGGGGCGGTTCCCGAGCTGGCCGAGGCGGTTTCTCTGGTTCAAACGAAGCTTGGGGAGCTTCTACTTCCAATGACGCTATTAAAGGTTGGGGCGAGTCAGCTACAACCACGGAAGGTTGGGGTGAGAGTACTTCTGCCGCCCCGGCCACTACCcaagaagatggaggatggGGGGCCGAGCCAGGGCAACCGTCAATGGATGCTCCCAAGGAGAGCAATGCCGATGATTTTTCCGGTTCCGGTGGATGGGGTGACGCCCCTGCGCCCAAGGAGGTTGAAAAAGCCGTTAAGCAAGGTGGTAACGCATGGCAGCCCGAAATTGAGAAGCCTGTGCCTGTTGCTCAGCCCTCTGCACCCGTCGTTAAACCTAAACTGACCTGGGCTCAAATTGCCAA GCCTGCCGAGAAGCCTAAGCCCGTTCCTGCCCCCGCTCCTGCTGCCGAACCTCCTCTTGCTACAGATGACAACGCCGGTGGTTGGGGTGATGAGCCCGGACAGACCACTTCCGACGAGCCCGTTGCCCAAGAATCATCAGAAGTTCCTGCTGAAGCCCTTGAAGAGACCGCCCCTGAAGCTGTTGAGTCTTTCGGTGACGCTCCTGCACAAGAGGAAGTCGAGGTTGAGGCCGAAGCTATCGTTGAGTTGACCGAAACTCCTGCTGAACCCGAACAAACGCGAGAACTTCTTCCGGAAGAGACTGCTCCTCAATCTGCAGAACAAGACAGCTGGGAGACTGACCCTGCCATTGCTGGCTCCGGCATTGAGCAAGCTGCCGGGACTGCTCCCGAGCCTCCCACTACTTATCAGGGGCCCCCTGGTTTCAGCTCTGTTGCCGCCAAGGCTGCTCCTGGTGTCCAGACTGGTCCCCGATCCAACTCTCGTGCTGCTCAGAGATATAAGGAGGCTGAAGGACAGGGTGTTGTTCTCCCCGCTAGTGTCGGCGGTTTGACTGGTGTCGAGATGCAGTTCGGCAGCTTGAGCTTTGGTGGATTGCAAGGCGACGGGGTTGACTCTCCTGTACCCGAGCCTAAGCAAAAGTCCCCTGTCCAAGCAGTTCCTGCTCCTTCTCAACCCCAGGCTCAAGCCCAGGCTTCCCCTATTGCTCCCACTCAGCCCCCTGTCACCGGTTTGTCCCAGCCTCCTTCCTCTActccttctcaacctcCCGTTTCAGCTCCTCCCTACCAACAGCAGCCCGCCCAGCAACCTGCTTTCTCCTCCCCCGCTCCTCACCAGACACTTCAACAACAGATGCACGCTTACCAGTACCtccaacaacaacaagcTCCCGCTCAATCACAAACCCCCGAACACGGCTTGCAGCAGCCTCAGAACCAGTTCTATCGGGGACACGACTTTTACAGCCCTATCGGTACTCAGGGTGAGCAACCTCAAGGTCAACAACCCCAACAGCAGGCTCAGCAACAGCAAGCGCAGATTGGTCAGGTGAATCAACAACCTACCAACAGCCCATACGAGCCTTTCGGCGCGTTCGGCCAACAGTCCCGATTCCTGGGTCAACAGACTCAAGGCAACCAACAGGCGCATGCTGCCGATCCTTACGTTGCGGCCCAGAGG TCTTATGACTCTTACAATGCCTCTGGCTACCCCCGACCCCCCGTTGAAGAACCCAAACCTGCGACTACCCCCTCTCACCCTACAGCCGCCGGGCAGTTGCCTCACCAGCAGAGCGGATTCTACTCCGGCATGGGCAACATGGGTTATTACCAGCAAGGCCCTTACAACCCGTATTACCAGT ATGGCCAAGCCCCTCAAGCCGGTTTCCAGCAGTACTATCCCCGAAACCTCTATGGTCAACCAGCTCCTCAGGCTGCTCCTGCACCTATCCCCGCCGCAAAGCCCCAGCCCACTCAATCTCCTTACGGCGCTCCTCCTTCTTACCCTGCTTTCAACAATGAAGAGTCCTTTGGCAGTTTAGGCAGGTATGACTCCAAGCCCGCTCAGCCTGCCGGCCAACCCCCTGCTCAAGGACAGAGCGCTATCGGAGGTAGCTACGGCTCCCAGGGTCTTCATGGCTTTTTGGGAATGAACAATGCGCAAGCTGGAAGTGCTCGACCTCAAGCCCCCAACGCCTCTGAAGACTTCAAAGTCGCCTCCTCTGGCTCCAACTCCACTGCTTCCAACGCTAACGCTACCGCCGCCTCTGGTACCGCTGGTACTAGCGGTGCTGGTGTGGCTCAAGCTCAGCGGGCATCTAACCAACCCACCGCCATTCAGGCCCAACAGCAAGGCCAGCAgggtcaacaacaacaagGTTTCGGAAGCTACCCTTACGGCGGTGGCTATGGTGGTCAGGACTGGGGACAGTACGGTGGTCACTATGGATCTAGGACCTATTCTCACTGGCAGCAGTAA
- a CDS encoding uncharacterized protein (Similar to TIGR gene model, INSD accession AAW46740.1), producing the protein MILPVHLTGRFQPLDVDFFNHLKYAYHQQLDDFQIGSEGSEGVKGNVLPLAPTCMGAGGDYEADQECVEEVQPMAV; encoded by the coding sequence ATGATCCTCCCTGTCCATCTTACTGGTAGGTTCCAGCCACTTGATGTTGACTTTTTCAACCATCTGAAATATGCCTATCATCAACAACTTGATGATTTTCAGATTGGTAGTGAGGGGTCAGAGGGTGTTAAAGGGAATGTTCTACCTTTGGCACCAACATGTATGGGTGCAGGTGGTGACTATGAGGCAGATCAGGAATGTGTGGAGGAAGTCCAGCCTATGGCTGTTTAA
- a CDS encoding Hypothetical protein (Similar to TIGR gene model, INSD accession AAW47162.1; CNN01960): MMKQRSVDITHCVAFYFTTSIPPQESTAYITYALSALPPAQHAVFARIQASIRSLAHIYHFQIRKALFNKLIHETSTSDFRPTFSETPSQNVFNVTERRARLSMFISTWCGKEKSELFPFFHGLYGVLYIQSQSSRMGVDDGEHQVVWEIDDAVFQESGGSAFMYDAILILKNVLNFDIHTTYNDIEDQDIYRPIIIQWLPRITHPSQPLAPFSHLPDVTGQGVPSHPMNSLCNHSSPSTDNQLLFEDPHAPEMIKLNCQHVFIDSAGIYTSNDGELAVLETKLNKPCFRSWEFPSAIGNEEILDLMSLFPRVISQKPKPHFVQLDPEAIADQQYHGHTPNISYQAASQKVAIFGTGRIWVGLNKRSAGWKGSWWFRFKHWWCWLFGLV; encoded by the exons ATGATGAAGCAAAGATCAGTTGATATAACG CACTGTGTGGCATTCTATTTTACAACATCGATTCCGCCTCAAGAGTCGACGGCTTACATTACCTATGCTCTATCGGCCTTGCCACCAGCTCAGCATGCTGTGTTTGCCAGAATCCAAGCATCAATACGCTCACTTGCCCATATTTATCACTTCCAAATCCGAAAGGCCTTATTTAACAAGCTCATCCATGAAACCTCAACCAGCGATTTCCGACCAACATTCTCAGAAACTCCCTCTCAAAATGTCTTCAATGTAACGGAAAGACGTGCTCGACTGTCTATGTTCATTTCTACTTGGTGCGGCAAAGAGAAATCAGAGcttttccccttttttCATGGGCTGTATGGTGTCCTGTACATCCAAAGCCAGAGCTCCAGGATGGGGGTAGATGATGGAGAGCATCAAGTTGTATGGGAAATCGATGATGCAGTCTTTCAGGAGTCAGG TGGTTCTGCATTCATGTATGATGCCATTTTAATCCTTAAGAATGTTTTGAACTTTGACATTCATACAACCTACAATGACATTGAAGATCAAGACATCTACAGGCCTATCATTATCCAGTGGTTACCTCGCATTACTCACCCATCACAACCCTTAGCACCCTTTTCACATCTTCCTGATGTGACTGGTCAAGGAGTGCCTTCCCATCCCATGAACAGCTTGTGCAATCAttcctctccttcaacaGATAATCAGCTTCTGTTTGAAGATCCTCATGCCCCAGAAATGATCAAATTAAATTGCCAGCATGTTTTCATTGACTCTGCTGGTATATATACCTCAAATGATGGAGAACTTGCAGTGCTAGAAACCAAACTCAATAAACCCTGTTTCAGGAGCTGGGAATTCCCTTCTGCTATTGGCAATGAGGAGATACTAGACCTTATGTCTTTGTTCCCCAGGGTCATCTCTCAAAAGCCAAAGCCTCACTTTGTTCAGCTGGATCCAGAAGCAATTGCTGATCAACAATATCATGGGCATACACCAAACATCAGCTACCAAGCAGCTTCACAAAAAGTAGCCATCTTTGGTACAGGAAGGATATGGGTTGGATTGAACAAAAGATCTGCAGGATGGAAGGGATCTTGGTGGTTTAGGTTCAAACATTGGTGGTGCTGGTTATTTGGACTAGTCTAG